The following proteins come from a genomic window of Lolium rigidum isolate FL_2022 chromosome 5, APGP_CSIRO_Lrig_0.1, whole genome shotgun sequence:
- the LOC124652285 gene encoding proteoglycan 4-like: MASFADEGLLPLTPIKTAPLAPPSPSAADAASAAPSLQATSTTTTLEPAAEEKMTKPALEDQKEPATPTSEESRLRTPEVCPPAPVPRLPSVKRKSRPTSTTTTTARAYIVVPRDLSAVFRTMPPEKRIRAS; encoded by the coding sequence ATGGCCTCTTTCGCCGACGAGGGCTTACTGCCGCTGACGCCGATCAAGACGGCGCCATTAGCACCCCCTTCGCCGTCCGCCGCTGACGCCGCTTCGGCCGCTCCGTCCCTGCAGGCGACATCGACGACGACCACCCTAGAGCCGGCAGCAGAGGAGAAGATGACGAAGCCGGCGTTGGAGGATCagaaggagccggcgacgcccacgTCGGAGGAGAGCAGGCTCCGGACGCCGGAGGTGTGCCCTCCGGCGCCGGTGCCTCGTCTGCCGTCCGTGAAGCGGAAGTCGCGGCCtacttctacgacgacgacgacagcccgggCGTACATCGTCGTCCCGCGAGACCTCTCCGCCGTGTTCCGGACCATGCCGCCAGAGAAGCGGATCCGGGCGTCCTGA